In a single window of the Deinococcus aerophilus genome:
- a CDS encoding branched-chain amino acid ABC transporter permease, with translation MTTFLQQLFNALALGGVYALVALGLTLVYGVMRVPNFAHGGLYMLGAYLTYASLSGLGVGYVPALLIAAAGVALLAAFMERAIFYPLRNAPHVHPMIAAVGVLFFLEAAVQLIWGPDFKQISEPVSGIVNLGGVIITWQRLIVIVASVVVMLGLNYFLKRTLTGATLEAMSQNREGARLMGINTNRVGMLTFAISGALAAVAAALIAPINAVAPSMGEIMNLKVFAIIILGGMGSVPGAIVGAFLLAFSEVFGGFYISLDFADVIGFAMLVLVLALRPQGLFRRGT, from the coding sequence TTGACCACCTTCTTGCAACAACTCTTCAATGCCCTGGCGCTGGGCGGGGTCTATGCCCTGGTCGCGCTGGGCCTGACGCTGGTTTACGGCGTGATGCGCGTACCCAACTTCGCGCACGGGGGCCTGTACATGCTCGGCGCCTACCTGACCTACGCCTCCCTGAGCGGCCTGGGCGTGGGCTACGTGCCCGCGCTGCTGATCGCCGCCGCGGGCGTGGCGCTGCTCGCTGCCTTCATGGAACGGGCCATCTTCTACCCGCTGCGCAACGCTCCGCACGTGCATCCCATGATCGCGGCCGTCGGGGTGCTGTTCTTTCTGGAGGCCGCCGTGCAGCTGATCTGGGGACCGGACTTTAAACAGATCAGCGAGCCGGTAAGCGGCATCGTCAACTTGGGCGGCGTGATCATCACGTGGCAACGCCTGATCGTAATCGTCGCCAGCGTCGTGGTGATGCTGGGCCTGAACTACTTCCTGAAACGCACCCTGACCGGCGCCACCCTGGAAGCCATGTCGCAGAACCGTGAGGGGGCGCGCCTGATGGGCATCAACACCAACCGGGTGGGCATGCTGACCTTCGCCATTTCCGGAGCGCTCGCGGCGGTGGCGGCGGCCCTGATCGCACCGATCAATGCCGTGGCCCCCAGCATGGGCGAGATCATGAACCTCAAGGTCTTCGCCATCATCATCCTGGGCGGCATGGGCAGCGTGCCGGGAGCCATCGTGGGGGCCTTTCTGCTGGCCTTTTCCGAGGTCTTCGGCGGCTTCTACATCAGCCTGGACTTCGCGGACGTGATTGGCTTTGCCATGCTGGTGCTCGTGCTCGCCCTGCGTCCCCAGGGCCTGTTCCGGAGGGGCACGTGA
- a CDS encoding branched-chain amino acid ABC transporter permease, whose translation MLDIGVNIMIYAILAYGLNVLLGYTGLLPLAHAGFFGIGAYAVGILTLKAGWNFWLAWPVAVVICALAGLLLGLVAFRTKGDAFSIFTLGVGVIIMLVINKWDSLTGGNDGLNGILPPEGLEAASRAVGLKLSGGFYYLALISLALTVLAVARARGSVFGRSLIAIRGGDDLARSAGIDVYSHKLRAMMLSTAIAGFAGGLYAVYVGFLGSAATGPVQTFTVLLYLLVGGLGTLAGPLLGPAVLYTLTQNLKGLQDYQYIVFGPLLVLMIMFAPQGLAGLWDRFRARRAPAAPKTEAKRA comes from the coding sequence ATGCTCGACATCGGCGTGAACATCATGATCTACGCCATCCTGGCCTACGGCCTGAACGTGCTGCTGGGCTACACCGGGCTGCTGCCGCTGGCACACGCCGGCTTCTTCGGCATCGGTGCGTACGCGGTCGGCATCCTGACCCTCAAGGCCGGCTGGAACTTCTGGCTGGCGTGGCCGGTCGCCGTGGTGATCTGTGCGCTGGCCGGGTTGCTGCTGGGTCTGGTGGCCTTCCGGACCAAGGGAGACGCCTTTTCCATCTTCACGCTGGGCGTGGGCGTGATCATCATGCTGGTGATCAACAAATGGGACTCCCTGACCGGCGGCAACGACGGCCTGAACGGAATTCTTCCTCCGGAAGGACTGGAAGCGGCGTCACGGGCGGTCGGCCTGAAGCTCTCGGGCGGCTTTTACTACCTGGCCCTGATCTCGCTCGCGCTGACGGTGCTCGCCGTGGCGCGGGCGCGGGGCAGCGTGTTTGGCCGCTCGCTGATCGCCATTCGTGGCGGCGATGATCTGGCGCGCAGCGCGGGCATCGACGTGTACTCGCACAAGCTGCGGGCCATGATGCTCTCGACGGCCATCGCGGGCTTCGCCGGCGGCCTGTACGCCGTGTACGTGGGTTTCCTGGGCTCGGCGGCCACCGGGCCGGTGCAGACCTTCACCGTCCTGCTGTACCTGCTCGTGGGAGGCCTGGGCACCCTGGCCGGCCCGCTGCTGGGCCCGGCGGTGCTGTACACCCTGACCCAGAACCTCAAGGGACTGCAGGATTACCAGTACATCGTCTTTGGCCCGCTGCTCGTGCTGATGATCATGTTCGCGCCGCAGGGGCTGGCCGGCCTGTGGGACCGGTTCCGGGCACGCCGGGCCCCGGCGGCCCCCAAAACGGAGGCCAAACGTGCTTGA
- a CDS encoding ABC transporter ATP-binding protein, translating into MLEVQNLGIRFGGNHAVQDVTASIEAGQITAIIGPNGAGKSTFFNLISGFYQPTTGRIRFLGQDITRLPTHEVVARGIARTFQTTTIYKELSVLENAMIGHRVRTRAGLWDALLRTGRERRDEEESRSGGMAALERVGLAGQAHQLAGALTQEGQKRVGIAMALSSDPKLLLLDEPAAGMNPEETVNLMALIRDLVAGGLSVALVEHKMSLVMGLADEILVLHHGQKIAEGPPNQVSRDPAVIEAYLGSHAHGGQMGQAGTEGAHA; encoded by the coding sequence GTGCTTGAAGTTCAGAATCTGGGCATCCGCTTCGGCGGCAACCATGCCGTGCAGGACGTCACCGCCAGCATCGAGGCCGGGCAGATCACTGCCATCATTGGCCCCAACGGCGCGGGCAAGAGCACCTTCTTCAACCTGATCTCGGGCTTTTACCAGCCCACCACGGGACGCATCCGCTTTCTGGGCCAGGACATCACCCGGCTGCCCACCCATGAGGTCGTTGCGCGCGGCATTGCCCGCACCTTCCAGACCACCACCATCTACAAGGAACTCAGCGTGCTGGAAAACGCCATGATCGGCCACCGGGTCCGCACCCGTGCCGGGCTGTGGGACGCCCTGCTGCGCACCGGACGTGAGCGCCGCGACGAAGAAGAAAGCCGTTCCGGGGGGATGGCCGCCCTGGAGCGGGTGGGGCTGGCCGGACAGGCCCATCAGCTGGCCGGCGCGCTGACCCAGGAAGGTCAGAAGCGGGTGGGCATCGCCATGGCGCTGTCGAGCGACCCCAAGCTGCTGCTGCTGGACGAACCCGCCGCCGGGATGAATCCCGAGGAGACGGTCAACCTGATGGCCCTGATCCGCGATCTGGTGGCCGGCGGCCTGAGCGTGGCGCTGGTGGAACACAAGATGAGCCTAGTGATGGGCCTGGCCGATGAGATTCTGGTGCTGCACCACGGCCAGAAGATTGCCGAGGGCCCGCCCAACCAGGTCAGCCGCGACCCCGCCGTGATCGAGGCGTATCTGGGCAGCCACGCCCACGGCGGCCAGATGGGTCAGGCCGGCACGGAGGGCGCCCATGCTTGA
- a CDS encoding ABC transporter ATP-binding protein, whose protein sequence is MLEVRDLTVNYGHFTALHGVGLNVNPGEIVVLLGANGAGKSTLFRTLSGLQKASGGSATWNGTPLTGGRPEYNVAHGVAQCPEGRLLFPDLSVEKNLRLGAFIHRKDAAGTARELERVYTLFPDLVKKRHAPAGSLSGGQQQMVAIARSLMARPQLLLLDEPSLGLAPLVVEQVFAAVQRVNEAGVSVLLAEQNAFAALGIAHRGYVLESGQVSLQGTQHELMTDDRVRSAYLGV, encoded by the coding sequence ATGCTTGAGGTCCGCGACCTGACCGTCAATTACGGCCATTTCACCGCCCTGCACGGCGTGGGCCTGAACGTCAACCCCGGCGAGATTGTGGTGCTGCTGGGAGCCAACGGTGCGGGCAAGAGCACGCTGTTCCGCACGCTCTCCGGGCTGCAGAAGGCGAGCGGCGGCAGCGCCACCTGGAACGGCACGCCCCTGACCGGGGGCCGGCCCGAGTACAACGTCGCGCACGGCGTGGCCCAGTGCCCCGAGGGCCGCCTGCTGTTCCCGGACCTGAGCGTGGAGAAGAACCTACGCCTGGGGGCCTTCATTCACCGCAAGGACGCGGCAGGAACGGCCCGCGAGCTGGAGCGGGTCTACACCCTGTTTCCCGATCTCGTGAAAAAACGCCATGCGCCGGCCGGCAGCCTGTCGGGCGGGCAGCAGCAGATGGTCGCCATCGCCCGCTCGCTGATGGCCCGCCCGCAACTGCTGCTGCTGGACGAACCCTCGCTGGGCCTCGCGCCGCTGGTGGTCGAGCAGGTCTTTGCCGCCGTGCAGCGGGTCAACGAGGCCGGAGTCAGCGTGCTGCTGGCCGAACAGAACGCCTTCGCGGCCCTGGGAATCGCCCACCGCGGCTACGTTCTGGAAAGCGGACAGGTCAGCCTGCAGGGCACCCAGCACGAACTCATGACCGACGACCGGGTCCGGAGCGCTTACCTGGGCGTGTAG